A segment of the Ignavibacteriales bacterium genome:
GACATCGTTTTCAATGACGACATTTCCCCGCTGTGGAATTTTTTCATAACTGCCATCAGATTTTGGTGCGAATCCAAATCCATCGCTGCCGATAACCGCGCCGCTGTGGATGATTACTCGCTGACCGATTTTGCATTGTTCCCGGATTGCAACGTTCGCATATATGAGAGTGTCGTCGCCAATTATAACATCATCACCAATCGTAGAATTGGGATGAATGATCACGCCTTTTCCGATAACCGTTCGTTCTCCGATCACAACGTTTGCACCGATAGCGACTTCTTTTTCTATCGATGCCGTCGATGCGACTATCGCGGTTGGATGTATGACTCTTGCCGGAGGTGAAGCCGGAGGATGGAATAAATCGATCAACTGAAGAAACGAGATATAAGGATCGCTTACTTTAATAATGCTAATCGGTGTTTTGCGAGATTGTAATTCGGGAAACTCGGTATTGGTTGATATTAGAATCGCGCCTGCTTTTGTGGTGGCGAGATGTTTTTTGTACTTCAAATTCGAGAGAAAAGTGATATCTCGATCACCGGCATGTTCGATTTTTGCTACACCTTGGATATCGACGTCCGGTCCGGCTAATTCTCCGCGGATAAGTTTATTTATCTCGCTTAGCAGCATTATTGCTTATCATAAGTTGTTAGTCGATCAATGACTTTAGATGTCAAATCGAATTTGTCATTAGAAAACATCAGCAATACGTCGCCGCTTTTATCGAAGATGTAGTCATATTCATCTTCCTGGGCTAACTCCTGAAGCGCTTTGAATATTTTATTCTGAATCGGTTTCATGATTTCGTTCTGCTTGGCAAACAGTTCGCCGTTTTGTCCGAACTTTTTATTTCTGTATTCGGCAATTTTTTTATCGAGGTCTTGCAATTCTTTTTCTGCCTGAACTCTCAATTGATCTGTGAGTATAAGTTTCTTCTTGTCATATTCTTGATATTTTTTTTGCCAATCGTTTTGCATTTTTGCAAGCTCACTCTGCCATTCGGCAACCAAATTATCAAGTTGCCTTTGAGCATCCTGTGCTTCGGGAAGTTTTTCCATCACTGTCTTCGAATTAAACCAGCCGATTTTGGATTGACTGAATGTTGGTGACAATGAGAAAATAAAAAGAAAAATAAGAACGATTAATGATATTCGTTTCATATATACCTCTTGGGTTGAGTTAGTTTTTACCGCGTTTTAAACGATCGATAACCAGATTTGTGTAATCGTATTTGGTTTCACCATATAACAAGAACATGATTTGCTCGTTCCGGTCGAACATAAATTGAATTTTTTCATTTTTGGCAACTGATTCAATCTCTTTCATGACTTTTTGTTTTATCGGTCGCATCAAGGAATCACTCACGATAGCCAATTCGCCGTCGTTTCCGAATTTTTCTTGTCGGTAGGCAATCCCTTTTTGTTCAAGCATCACTAATTCTTCGCGTTGTGATCTTTTTTCTTCCTCTTTTAGGAGAGGTTCTTTTTTCTGGAACTCTTCATATTTCGCCTGAAGCTCCCGGCTCATCCGTTCAAGTTCCGATTGCCATTGTTTACCCATCGCTTCAATTTTCTTGTTGGCTTCTATCGCATCGGGGAATTCCTGAAGGATTTTAGCCGAGTTCACATATCCGATCTTCGGGGCTTGTGAAAAAGCTGCCGTCGATAAAATAATGATTGCGAGAATGATGGAGAGAAAATAAATTGGTTGTTTCACTTTTACCTCTTGAATTATTGTTAATGAAATTAATATTTAATTTTTTAAAAACCTCTTCCGAATTGGAAGTGAAAATGCCATCCGTCCGGTTTACCGTCTTTAGGTAATACGTCATCCGCGCCGTATGCATAATCGAAACCGATCATTCCGATAGGTTGGATCAATAACCGCGCGCCTATACCGTAAGAACGTTTGAGGTCGAAGAAATCTGTTTCTTTCAAATTACG
Coding sequences within it:
- a CDS encoding OmpH family outer membrane protein, which encodes MKRISLIVLIFLFIFSLSPTFSQSKIGWFNSKTVMEKLPEAQDAQRQLDNLVAEWQSELAKMQNDWQKKYQEYDKKKLILTDQLRVQAEKELQDLDKKIAEYRNKKFGQNGELFAKQNEIMKPIQNKIFKALQELAQEDEYDYIFDKSGDVLLMFSNDKFDLTSKVIDRLTTYDKQ
- a CDS encoding OmpH family outer membrane protein; protein product: MKQPIYFLSIILAIIILSTAAFSQAPKIGYVNSAKILQEFPDAIEANKKIEAMGKQWQSELERMSRELQAKYEEFQKKEPLLKEEEKRSQREELVMLEQKGIAYRQEKFGNDGELAIVSDSLMRPIKQKVMKEIESVAKNEKIQFMFDRNEQIMFLLYGETKYDYTNLVIDRLKRGKN
- the lpxD gene encoding UDP-3-O-(3-hydroxymyristoyl)glucosamine N-acyltransferase, producing MLLSEINKLIRGELAGPDVDIQGVAKIEHAGDRDITFLSNLKYKKHLATTKAGAILISTNTEFPELQSRKTPISIIKVSDPYISFLQLIDLFHPPASPPARVIHPTAIVASTASIEKEVAIGANVVIGERTVIGKGVIIHPNSTIGDDVIIGDDTLIYANVAIREQCKIGQRVIIHSGAVIGSDGFGFAPKSDGSYEKIPQRGNVVIENDVEIGSNCTIDRATLGSTIIRSGTKLDNLIHVAHNVIIGEHTVIAAQTGISGSSSIGNFCQIGGQVGLTGHISIADRTTIGAQSGVPKSITEEGKIYFGYPAREIHETWRIEGAQRQLPQLLYDFRALQKKIEELENIISSLKSENKL